A window of the Lates calcarifer isolate ASB-BC8 linkage group LG18, TLL_Latcal_v3, whole genome shotgun sequence genome harbors these coding sequences:
- the btg1 gene encoding protein BTG1 yields the protein MHTLCARGTMKPEINAAVGFLSRFLRVKGHVNDRQVQTFSQSLQDILAEQYKHHWFPDRPCKGSGYRCIRINHKMDPLVWQAGQRIGLTIQQLYLLLPSELTLWVDPFEVSYRIGEDGSICVLYESQPGPVGMPATATVSSPSGNSGSVSPMVDSHISCKEELMVLGRTSPSKAYNMMTVSS from the exons ATGCATACCCTTTGTGCCCGGGGAACGATGAAACCAGAGATTAACGCCGCCGTCGGATTTCTGTCGAGATTTCTGAGGGTAAAAGGACACGTTAACGATCGACAGGTCCAAACATTCAGCCAAAGCTTACAGGACATTTTGGCAG AGCAATATAAGCACCACTGGTTCCCAGACAGGCCCTGCAAGGGTTCAGGTTATCGCTGCATTCGCATCAACCACAAGATGGACCCACTGGTGTGGCAGGCAGGCCAGCGCATCGGCCTGACCATCCAGCAACTCTACCTGCTGCTGCCCAGTGAGCTCACGCTCTGGGTGGACCCCTTTGAGGTGTCCTACCGCATCGGCGAGGACGGCTCCATCTGCGTCCTGTACGAGTCGCAGCCCGGCCCAGTAGGAATGCCGGCAACCGCCACCGTCAGCTCCCCCTCAGGAAACAGCGGGTCGGTGAGCCCCATGGTGGACAGTCACATCAGCTGCAAGGAGGAACTGATGGTGCTGGGCAGAACCAGTCCCTCCAAAGCCTACAACATGATGACTGTGTCCAGTTAA